The sequence below is a genomic window from Xiphophorus maculatus strain JP 163 A chromosome 18, X_maculatus-5.0-male, whole genome shotgun sequence.
TGAAAAAGTATCTTGCGTGATGCTCTCATGTCAATGTGGACCAAAATTTATTAGACCACAGTTCGCATGCTTACCCATATTGGACAATGGACAGAAAAATCATTTCCTGGTCCAATGAATTTTAATGTCAGATAGTACGGTCACAATCTGgcataaacaagaaaacaagcacCCACCCTGATTAGGATTTTATCCGTTGTACCTTGGGCCACTTACAACCTACTGAGGATTGTTTGTATTTGTACTGCCGCTGAACATAGCCATCTTTTTGTGGCCAACTTCGGGCGGCTACTTTTGTAGGACAATGTAACCATGCCATGAATGGGCTTGCTGTACACCAACAGCCTCTGAAGTCACCAGATCTAGCCAAGAACAATTGAGGGAGCTCTGAAGACACAATGTGGACCAACCCGAAACAAGCAAAGTGTACCTAATAGCAAGTAGTAAATACGGACGAGAACTCAAAGGCTTTGGCTCAGGAGCATGAaagctaaacacagaaatacatgAGCTGTAGTACTCTCAATGGTAAAAACAGAGAGTAGCAACAACATCTCTGCCAATGAACCTGATGTGATCAAACAAAGATGTCCTGACCCAGGGGTACTTTCTAGGCTATTGACACCTTGGcttcattgtttttgtctttgtgtattTGCCCTGTAGAGACGATGGACCCTTGCCTGAAGACGTGGAGCTGGTTGGTAGAAACCTCACAATTCAAAGTCTGGTGAAGCATCAGCATGCTGGTCTGTATGAATGCAACTGCTCCTACCTCCACCTTAAAGCAATGCTGCAGTTTAACCTCACAGTTAAAGCTCAACCTCCACTTCTgggtgggtaaaaaaaaaagaaaagaagattcATTTGACTTCAAATGGTTTTCTTCAATATACCTTCATGGTATTGCTCAAGAAATTTTGATGTGGAGCCTCTCTCGCCACAttctttctttcagtttctcCCACAATCAGGGTCGATTCACGTAGTGGAGGTGGATTCAGGATGATTGAGTGCGCAGCGGCCGGTGCCGTTCCTGCAGCCAGCGTTTCTTGGATTCTACCAGAGGCTGATTCTAAAGACTTTTGGTCCAATTCCACTTTTTATAACGGGACCCACTCTGTTTTGCTCCTTCCTGCATGCTTGCCTCAGGAGCTCACAGCGTTGTGTGTGATAAATCACCCTGCATTTAAGGAAGCACAGAACAGAAGTGTAACACTCCCACTTTGCGGTATGTTCTACAAATCAGTCAATATACAACTTAGCACATATTTGGCTGCACAGTCGCACCATGGATTCTATCAATTACTCAGAGGAAACacctcatttcctgtttttaacttcttttttttttcccacgcAGCTCGACCAAACATCACCGTCAGCCTCAGCTCTGAGTGGGAAAGTGGTCAGAAATACTCAAAGATGAACTGCTCTGTTGTCAGTGttgcctctgctgcagctgtagcCTGGCACACGGGAAACAAAAACGACATCATCAGTTATTCAACAGAAACTGAACTACAGGCCGAGGGTTTGGTATCGACCTGGagctctgtgttttttctgacCTCTCTTTATGCCGGTCAGAATTTTACTTGCACCGTGAAACATGCCAGTTTGGAGAGTCCAGAAGAAAGAACAATACGCATTCCGCTGCAAAGTATGTCAACTTTTTCctcagatgattttttttccccttgacAAATAAAGCCCCAAAACTACTGCTCACCTCCTTCCTGCCACcgctcttttctttttcagaaccCCCTCGGCTCAGTGCGTCTGTGGTGAGACAGCAAGACTCCCTTCACTGGCTGGCAGTGTGCGACTGCAAAGGGGATTGTGTTGGCTCAAACCTCGCATGGGCCCTTCCTAAAAAAGCCACAGGTGAAGCAATACGGCACACAAGACAGAAAGGACACATAAAGCTGACTTATCAGTTTCCTCTGGTCATTCACGAGGGCCACAACCTGACCTGTGTGTACCAATCAGACAACGGGGTCACACAAAGTACGACTATTCGCATCCCTAAATACTGTGAGTGCGACTGAGGGTCATAAGAACACAAATGCACAGGTTTTTCTTAAGATGCTTGATGTTCATCTCATGTTTCTGCAGATATCTCCTCTGTAAAAGTCCTGAACAACACGAGCACCCTGCGGAGCCGCTACGTCGATCAGCCTGTTGTCTACAGAGTGTCTGTCTATGAGAATCGACCCAACCAGAAAGTGCTGCTTGGAGTTGAAGGAAACGTGCCGGATTACAGCCTTGATTGTCGAAGGTGGTTTATCCCTTTGCTGCAGAGGATCTTAAACGTACTCAGAAGTACCACCTCAGTAAACACTTACTACCTAAATCAGGATAGAATAGAATCTTTACTGTCATTGCAACAATCAACCATTGTACAAAAAAACGTGGGTGAAATTcccaagataaaaacaatgattttaaaaagacttataTTGTCGCTATCAATTGACAATAGACATACACAAGCTCAAATTGACCTCTTGGTAGCCTTCACCATGGTGATGACGGATGGGTAATCATACCTTTGTGTGTTCAACTTTTTCCTCAATGTTGTTGTAAGACATATGAAAATACCTCTCTACCTTCACCTAATTATGCATTTACCACTGGAGCATGCATACAATCTGGTGCCCAGATAAGCTATGTTGCTATGGAGTATTTTGCTAACTAGCTACATAGCATTTCAATATAATACAATGGTACACAACTGTTTACTCTCTCTTGTTGTAGGCTTGatgtcaaaggaaaaaaaaacaaataacagatgaaaaaaaaaatgcagtttctcAGGTGTTTTTTGTTCTCCCCTAAGTGGCAAAGAGAGCTGCTTCTCTGCTAGCTCTTTTGTTAGCCATTGAAAACGATTCAATAAGAGGTGCTTAGCAAATGTTTGAGCCTAAATTTTAGCCTCGTTTGTGTTTTAGGAGTGATGGCTCAATTGTTCAACTGGACGGGGCTGCAGTGATCCTTCAGTCTGACCCTTCGGGGCAGAATAAAGGCCTGTACACctgctttgcttctttttatcaTCACACAGCGTCTGTCAGCTTTCAAGTGGAAGTCCTGAGCGAGAGCGAACAGCTCAGTAAGTGTTGGTGCTCCCGAACACATTTAGTCAAGAACCCCTTATGCTATCTGGATGCTGGCGTGTGTTAAGTGTTTTGAGGCCTTGTTGAGATGTCTGATAGCCGTGGTTCTGTGTTGCAGTGCTGATAGTCCTGATCTGCATCTCTTCAGCCTCGGCGATCCTTATCGTCTTCACCGTCATCCTCTGCGTATGCTGGTGAGTCCCGCAGGCAGCGGCTCGGCAGGTGACGCTCAAATGAGGGCAGCGCTGCCAACGCAGTACTTTCAGTACAACGTGAGACAAACAGGATGTGTGGATCGTTAACCCAACTCACCAGCCAACCACTCCAGTGTAGTTATTCACAAACAGGAAAGCTGTGGCAGAAGCAGACAGGTGCCTCTGCCACCGCAGTCCCCGCTTGCTCTAGGCAGGTAGAAATTGTTCGGCGCAgtgcaaaaacagatttattttctagttttttgcTCTAGGTTTCAGGAAGCTTAAAGTCATTTTACTTCTGGTCCGTTACCAGAAGGTAATGTCATTCAAGCGGTTTGTACATCAGTCttgacatgattttttttatgctactGCTGGGAAAAGTTGGGTCACAACTTTAACAACTTTGGAGGGACATCCAAAGTTGTTAAAGTCATAGTTGTAAAAGCTGCTTGTGGCTTCTACCTTCAGGTTTCTATACTTGGTGAGACTCgtattaagaaaataaagtcacatAAAAGAGATTTACAacttgtttcaataagcttgtGACTTCTGCTCCGACATTTGGATTGGAGCTGTCTCATTGTCCGTGGGATGATGCCGGCAGGCTAATTTTGGAAGGTCAGTCACCCGGTgaacaagaacaaaacatgaCTCCCCAAGAGAAAAGTTATTTAGAGTTTACCTCAGGCCTCCTGACCTTCCACACCGACTCAGGAGAACATGACAGCGCAGGTCCTTCTCCAGGCTATGATTAAAGACGAAGGAAGCTGCTTCTCAGAGATCAGTGGCAAAGAGTTGGGTCAATTTTCCATCTGCTAAAATTCATGTTGCATGCACTGCCATGAAGTAATTCTGATTCTGAGCTCACAATTATACCACACCACCATCTAGTGGCGATGTGGTATAATTGCCACtagatgaaaacaaactttttctaAGTTgcctttttctgattttgcagtaaaagaaagaagacaCCATACAAGGTACATTTCAACATCCtatcatttgtttttaacattctCTGAAACGTTTAGCtcataaattctgtttttgtttttaacctctGTAACGAAGGAACGGGAGTCCGTCTCAGCCTTGACGAGTCTCATGCACGAGCCCGGTTCACCTGAGGTCAGGAAGCCGCTGGCAGGGATGGACGGCGGTAAGGAGTATGCTCAGCTGACCAGCTTCGCCATAGTCTTTGACGCCAAGAGTACAGTGTGAGGAGAAGTCGGAGGATCTTTACATCTCATTTAGCTTAAACTGTGCATTTAACATCCAACTGCAgcactgtgtgtttttttggaaaTGTAGCATTTGATAAGGAACTGAATTTTGTAGcattaattgtttaaaaagcAGTGAGTTAGCACTTTTTTTAAGCCTTACTTGAACTTTGTATTGAATTTTacgtattttgtatttttttatatatatgacaataaaaaataaaaaaaattcattacaATTTGTTCctgtagttttttatttttaatctatattCATGCACACATTGCATGTTCACCTAAATTAGGAGAATCACAGACAGTCCTG
It includes:
- the LOC102227050 gene encoding uncharacterized protein LOC102227050, with the protein product MGCSLLLILALVQNVAHSLEIQGSGEEPATVIAHNVTGVLGEDVYLRCEYLGAGRIQKAEWKRKLNSLSKFKRLAGFSRPNEKPFTRDDFSEPASLTNLTVRMRVSSVEAEGEYICDFEEEEENSFSVIFVTVLAKPEVQMAVSSETINDTHYQSVSCSAVGGRPTPRISWLVGGRPPSDFPFAVNEREAAHSNGTSTLSSVLRFPTRLQDEQSVTCVVKHETLPNPERSTARVETYARPNVTIKAEMVQEGGNDFWVVSCVSSGGRPDADISLALDGNEEVRRENGENSEGRSLSVRLPVAEHEGHNVTCVFKHPKFSHPEARGVTLPTLYLSGVQLLRSSSSEDLKAAEYLELHEGDGDVVISLEVTGNVPRYSIICKKDDGPLPEDVELVGRNLTIQSLVKHQHAGLYECNCSYLHLKAMLQFNLTVKAQPPLLVSPTIRVDSRSGGGFRMIECAAAGAVPAASVSWILPEADSKDFWSNSTFYNGTHSVLLLPACLPQELTALCVINHPAFKEAQNRSVTLPLCARPNITVSLSSEWESGQKYSKMNCSVVSVASAAAVAWHTGNKNDIISYSTETELQAEGLVSTWSSVFFLTSLYAGQNFTCTVKHASLESPEERTIRIPLQKPPRLSASVVRQQDSLHWLAVCDCKGDCVGSNLAWALPKKATGEAIRHTRQKGHIKLTYQFPLVIHEGHNLTCVYQSDNGVTQSTTIRIPKYYISSVKVLNNTSTLRSRYVDQPVVYRVSVYENRPNQKVLLGVEGNVPDYSLDCRRSDGSIVQLDGAAVILQSDPSGQNKGLYTCFASFYHHTASVSFQVEVLSESEQLMLIVLICISSASAILIVFTVILCVCCKRKKTPYKERESVSALTSLMHEPGSPEVRKPLAGMDGGKEYAQLTSFAIVFDAKSTV